The sequence CGTGCGCCACCTGTCGTGACCCCATAATGTACCTTGACCCCCTGTTGTGTGCGAACACAGGTGTATGGAGAAGGTCAGGTCGAGTTACGGTAGCGGCTGCTCCTACTCGGCTCATCTGATTGGCTGAGGTAGGGAGTCAGGGAGACGGCTTCTTATTGGATGGAGAAAATGAGCtcaatttttttaaactttttttaaatacaatattgtATATTGTATTATATGGTAGAGGGAGCCTGATGAAATGGATTaatatgcattttttttttactgaattcACATTGTGGATACCGTCTACTATAAGCCTTATCAAATAGTGAGAGGAAGCTCTTGAGTTGATAAGCTGTGGGCACTTAGGCCAACAATATCCTGTTCCAACAATAGGTACAACACAAGTCATGACACTCTCATCTTTACTGTACCTGACCAGAGGCAAAGAGGaatttttaaatgtattatccAACCCTAGCTCAGCCCTGTTGCTACACACGCAACATATTACACATCTGTTGTTCCTGCAGGAGTCACAGTAAGATCAAAATAATAACTGTCAGAGTATCAGGGCCTTGTGCAAAACTTCCAAAGGACCCAGATCAGGTATGGATGTGTACACCAGGGTTCCTGTCATCACCTCAAACAGTGACCGCTTTCAACTTCTCCTTCAAAGTGAGCGTGAGCAGCAATTAATGAGCCTTTTAATCTAACCACATGCAACAAGTCTTCAAAGGTAAAACCCAACACAGCACTGACATGACATTCTCCACAGTCCAAACAACCCCAATCACTCCCactgataaaaaataataacagTCTAATCAGTAAGTTTAAAACAGGTCGATCCATAAAAGAAAATGACCACTCACCTTAGTCTATCTATGGGCTCTGATGTGTCATCTTGAAACAACCCATATGGGGGTCTCTGGCTGCCTTGGCTGTGTCTGCCTGACAGCTGTCTAACCTGTTGTTTCACCAGCGAGGACCAGCCCCGAGCCCTGCTAGAGCCTGGATCGTTCCGTCAGACGCACTGCTCTGTTTGCTATGTAGAATCACAATATGAAGCACGGGCAGAGGTCTTCTAGCCCCTTCAGCCCAATTCTTCAGCGGGGCGTGACCTAGCCATCTTATCTggcccccatctcctccctgtGTGTACACTGTCAGAGGAATGGGGACCGGGACTTTAATAGTCTCAGTTCAGCCCCAACAGTCCCTCCAGACCATTTTActtttaactctctctctctctctgcctgtctctgactgcctgtctctccttatccctgtatctctttctctctctctctacatacgGTACATATGTATATAGTGCTTAACCTGAATGTATATACTCTAGCCTTGTCTGTACACAATCAGTAATGAGAtgccccccccgcctcctccccgcCTCTGAAAAAGCGAAACTGACAAAAAATCGGTGCCACTTCAGAATATGGAGCATGTGGGAGCAGCATGTGGTTTCTTTAGGTGGAAGATGAaggggagcaggatgagggCCTAATCGCAGGTCTGAACTGTACACCTGGTCTCAGACAGCTCTTTAATCTGAGAAGGAAGGGACAGAAATTAGAGGCCCTGACTCCAATCCTTCAAGTTGGACTAACAGCCAGGGGCGGACAAACATTCACCCAAAGTGAATCACAAGCAGTGAAGTGACTGTGACTTTGTGATGTCATACGGGGCAAAGAGATTTAAAACTCCGGCTTTCGGGACTGCGAGTGCTTGTAGTTTGGTGGGCCAAGGCTGCAACTCTATGTTTGTCTAAATCCAAACATATCTGGGTTGTTTAATGGCTATGTCATCCATCTCATTACATCCTTTCTCACGTTCATTTCATCAAGGTGGGCTGGTAATGACAGGGGTATGACTGTGTCCTTCCCTTATGACAGACAGGTCCCTCAGCTGAAGGTACTTACTGTCTCCAAGAGGTCAGGGAGTTCAGTTTCACTGTAATTACAGTAAAATGAGGCAGAAGAAGGTGTGTTCAGAGCCACATAccagagaaaaggaggaaggaTGATGGGAACTGGAGGGGAATCATTTGAAAGACAGATCTTTGTAAAGCAAGCCTTTTAagtttcttgttcatattgcaAGAAAAAAGTTTTTGTCTGGGTCTTAGGCATAAACTTTGTGTACAGTAGTTAAGCAACTGCCTGAGCAGGGGATCCAGGTCATTCAGCATTAGGCGAAacttaaataaatacaagttaAAGATAATTAGTCTGTTTTGCAGGAAGGGCCCTCTCCTCATTTCCAGTAAGCCTATAGACGTAAGACAAGGCAAGGCATCATGGGACTCATCATAGGACATGCTCCTCTACTCCTGATTCTCCATGTCTGACTGAGACCTTATGCTCAACTGTACAAGccaagagagatagggagggcgaGGCGTTTCCTGTTTCCATGGGGCTAATTATACCCTCTCCTGAGGCTGTAACAATGCAGGAAGACTGGGGGAGATGACCTACCCAGCAAAAAAGACTGTGACACAACAAATTATCTCCACATTCAATATACAGAAGATACTTGTAGGTACTACAGGCATATACAATAAGCTAATCATAATATTTTTAGGGATGAATATTTTTTGTAAATACACTTACAATGATATTGTTTTCAGTTTATATTCTTTCTGATATACGTTTTTCTGAAGTGGTCAGAAACTTAAGTGGCAATTTGTTTCCCTGTAAGGCCAATTGGCTAACCTTTTAGGTTGTTGGTACAACTCTGACAGCTGAACATTACAGTAGCATGAGTGTGCTTGGGTgaatacatttgttttgaaGGTTAAAGCAACAGTTCTATAAATTAGATAGTTGTTTGTGTGAAAGTTATCGTTATCAGTATAATGATTCCTTCCTGTTTTTATGACGCGTTCAAGATAGGTTCTTGGAGCTATCGGCCTTTTTAAAGCTGTTGAGTCTGGTGCAAATCAGTTTTTGAGCCCAGATGTTATCACCCAAAGCCTTGACATTCCCTGGACATTTAATAGTACAGGGGTTTGAGTTGGTCCACTGAGGTTAGAGGAGAATGGCTGCATGACAGGACAGGCAGCATGCAGGGTGTAGTAACACATCACCAGACCAGTACTGAACGTGGTACCATAAGCCTCTAGTGGTCAGCAAACAGAAATAACagaacttgttttgtttttttaactgTCTTCTGAAAACTGCTCATACTAGAAatagaaaatatgttttattgcTATCACTGAAGTAGGTGGTTTTTCTTCAAATGTTGTATGGCTCCCATAGTTCATCAAACtgggaaaataaaataaaacaggagagacagagagcatgaacTCAGTACTCTCGGAGCCAGACGTGGGATATTAATAAGTAGTCGGACAGACCTGATTTGTAATCAGCTTTTGGAATCTGGCAATTAGTATGCAGAGCAGGcagaatagagagacagagagagagagagagagagagagagagagagagagagagagagagagagagagagagagagagagagagagagagagagagagagagctcaaaGTAGAAAGAGCCATCTCCTTGACTGAGTTCTCTTCATCAACCAACGCACATCGCTTGGCAACCACACCATGAGGCAGAGAATGTGTACAGTGGTCTGGAGACAGTTTTTTGCTCAAGTCTCTTTTTGCTCTCTTTAATTGTTTAAATTGTTTACAATTAAAAGATAAGAAATTAGAATGGGATCGGTTAACAATGCATGTGTTGGAAACCAAAGTTTCTGTAAGGTACAGTACAATATGTTCACTGGCATCACTTGCTGGTTTGGATATAAACTGATAACCTCTATTAGTGTCCATTTAGTGTAAACTGTCTCTGGTTGATTTTAGTGTACTAATAAAAAGTATACGTCAAGTGACGGTCCAGCGAGATTTGTCAATGCATTGttttccattgtaaaatactgaCATAAACCACACTGGTGGTATTTCCACTAGTCCAAGAACATGTGGATTGTCCAATGGACATGTCTAGAGGTCTTCACAATGACTCCACCATCAGCTTATGTATTTACAATATTTGCATTTTTGTATTAAGAACATATTCACAACTAAGTAATGATGTACATTCTTATTTTTGTTTATCAATTTGTCCTCACTGTCACTCCACTCCATCTCTGTTATTCAGACAATGAGATAGAATTCTTCAGAGGGGCCATCCTACCTAAGAGCACCACACTAAACCCTGACAGTCATGCAGGGTAATACCACTCACTCAAAACAGAGCACAGTGAAAAGTAACTGAAATCCTACTGAAGAAATGCATCTACTGTTGTAAGGTTCAAGACAAAGTattaacaaaaacaacaatagtTTGCCAACATGGCAATAATAATATAGTGGCAACAGCCTTATAACACCTGTACATGACTGCGATGACATTCATCTGTGTGTGGCCCCCCCTCTGGGCCGTGACACGGACAAGGGTCAGAGGGTAATCTCTGTTTGGAATAACTCAGCATGACCCACATGAGCAAACCAGAGAATATACAACTCAGACATGAAAAAGCAATGTTCACTCGTTCTGTGTTTGGTTTTGCATTCACTTCTATCTCTGAAGTGCCTTTATAAGGCTCAACAATATGTTTGGACAATAAAAACAAGAGTCAGGGGGAACACTTGACATCTGGTTAAGTTTGATTCAAAATAGAGCAGAAAGAACTCTTCTTTGGGGTGGAACGTGAGTCTTGGAATTAGTGAAAGATTTCCCTCCAGATTCAACTCTGGGGCTTGGGGCTTAATCATGTGGAAATTAGAATAGGGAGTGTGGGGGTGGCTGAGGTTGGGGTGCAGGGTAGAATGGGGCAATTGTTTGAGAAATCCCTCATGTTGAGTCTGCTTTGATGTCTCTCTGAGAGGATATTCTGATATTTTACAGTAGCATTTAACCCAGATTGCTACTTATTTACAAAATCTTGTGTATATGAAACATATGGAAATGGACTCAACAGTTAGTAGGAAGACACTTCAATGGTGATGCATTTCATTGGCACAAGGTACGTTTTATTGTCCTTAAATCGGATGAACTGACGTTTTTGGACAGACCTGTGATCTCACCGTCATCTATCCATACACTGATGTTTTATGTCACTCAATTCGAGTAAGCATGCTTTCTCACACACATCAATGCAGTCTCACTCCGTCTCAAGACGATATCAatattcagaagaaattcctccTCGCTTTCCCCATGCCTATACAAGCAGACAAGCTCCTACTGATCTATTGTGTTGCAAAGCCTTTCTCATGCGTGTCTTGAATGAAAGCAAGCGTATCGATGGGCCGAGGATAATCACGTTTTCCCGAGAACAGCTTAGCTTCTCTAAATGAAGCCGCACGGTGTTTCTGAAAAGTTGTTTCAACCAGAATTATTGTGGGGACAAAACCTCAAATGAGATGTTTAAATTGATATCTCGCGCCTTGTCCTGTAAAAAGCCCCAAATAAGCGTTAAAAGTTTGGCTATAAAGACATTTATAAAGTAGTTATCTAACAAAAAACTCTTACAATATATTTAAAGGCGCGAATCTCTTGCTTGACAACCAGTTTCTTACCTCTGATATGTTTATCTGCAGGTGCACGATGTTACGATTCTTGTCCCACGAGACACTTGATGTCACCAACTGTCCATCATCCTCAAGAATACTTTATGAAACACTTGTCCGAGTTCTTTGGGTATAAAAAAGGAGGCTACTGGAGAAGTGGTGGTTACACAAAAGTTTGACATTCGGCCAAAGGAGGGAAATAGCACAACTAGGAGTGCTTTATTGGCAACTTCCAGCGTAGTTAGCCTGGAAATTGCCAGTTGTCAGTGGTGGAGGAGGTTCTCCAACCGCACAAAGTGGATATTTGCATTAGGCCGACCCTCCCCTCGCCTTTCATAGCTGCTATTGTTTGTCACAGTCGGGGCTCTGATTTGGCCCTTACACAAATCCTTGATGCCCTGAACCAGGATCTCACGGGAGGTGAATATTACGAATGAATTAGATCTTAATAGTGTATTTTAATGAAACATAATCACAGTTTGAGCTTATTTGGCACATTTAGAATGACGTTTTTAAATGAGAAAGTAATTGAGATGGAGAGGTTAGGCTTATTGATTCCAAGTTTTATACTTTAAGTTTGCTTACCTTCTAGAAATCCTCCCTGCATTTATACATTTAACCACACACAAGACAATAATGCAAATGAACTATATATGGtttattaaaatatataaaagaCAAAACAGAGGCCTATATGCATCATTATAATCCATGTTGAGATATGCATATACGGTAGAATTATACAGTAAAATGTGTTTACATATATAGATTTTTATAGTTAGCGCATATTATTTTTTCGCATTTCAAACTGGCAGTGGTGATTTCATATTTCTCCTCAGACCTGGAAACCCTTCAGTCCACAGCAGGGTTCCAGCAGGAAATAGCCTTTTGAGAAAAGCTAGTGAGCAGCAGTACCTTTACACCTGAGATCTACGGATTAGAAAGCTCTCGCACAAAACAGCACACCCCCACCAGGACATAAAGCTTCTGGGAACAAACATAGTCAGCATGGAGGAGGATACGTTATAACATTGGATGGCCTTGACATGGCATATCATTATCAGCACCTTCTCCTTTTCTGGAGATACCGTAGTAGAGAGCAGAGTAGCCTTCCAGAAAAATATATTGCTGATTGTTGAACAGAATTGTGCTGAAAATCTCTACAAAATTGCCCAGTGTCTTCAGCGACCATTACGTTACAATCCAACGTCCACTCTCGAAACATTATGTCACCCATTGGTGAGTCTGATCTCAGGAAGTCTCAAGATAGCTTACAGCCTGGCCACAGAATGGCAAAGAAacaggacgaggaagaggaagaagaagaggtggTTTCTGGGGACACTGGGGGGACAAGTGGGGACATTCCCATTGAGGATGAAGCAGAGTCCTTCTGATGGGTGTGGTTTTCATTGGTCCTTAATTGTTTGACTCTCTGGCCTGAAGACAGTCATGTCTGATGGTaatggtggtagtggtggtggtgatggtgttcatggtgatggtggtgctcGTGGCGCTGGACCAGAGGAACCACAAACCCTGGGCTGCCGGGCGGGCCCGATGcctgctccctctccagccCTGGCAGGGCCGAGGGTGCCGGGGGCTGCTGTTGGGGGTGTGAGTGCGGAGACAGGGGGGCTTTGGAGGGCGAGAGGGCCTCCCGGGCCTTGGCACGTAGCCGCCTGCTGTGGCTGTGCTGCAGGGGGTGTTGGTGGTGGCCAGAGGGCTGGCcctggggctggtgggggagaTGGTACACATCCTGACCCCCGTGAGCTGCCGCGTTGCCCAGGTGCAACATGGTCTGCGGAGGGGGGTAGTAGCCATGGCATTTGCTGGCCTTTCCCCCTCCGCTGCCCCCGTTGTTACCTCCGTTACCCTTGGACGTTCCTTTGGGAGATTTGAAGAACTGGGTGCCTTTGCCCCTGGCATCTGCTGGGATGTAGTTCTCGCTGATGACCTGCGAGCGGCGCTGGTGAGCAGCGTGGGCCTCGGGCTCCTGGGACCTGGAGCGACTCTGCGACTGGGAGCTCCGGCCATGGGGTTcctgcgggggagggggaggggtggttcCTAGGATTcggggaagggaagaggggtTGTGGTAAGGGGTTTGTGTAAAACATTTGATTTACAGACAGTGTGTAGATGAGATCACAACCTTCAAATCTGGAGGTGTAGTTCTCTATCCCGGCCAGGTCCAGGTAGtgattcctcctctctgtgttctcGTCAACACAGTAATGCTGTCCTTCTGGGGCAGGGGCCTCACTGCTCTGGCCCCTGAGACACACAGGGGACCCAAACATGAAGTGTTATGAAGACATGGTGACAAAGCATGATATTCTCAGTTTTATATATTTAAACTTTAAACTAACTACTAGGACTAGGAATAGCATGACTTTTTTATATTGAAACGTGCTTCTAGAAGCCACTGTGAGCCCACCTGATGTGAGAAGAAAGCCGTCGGTCTGACGATCGCCCATCCTCCTGGTGACAGCGACCAGATTCCCgctctgaagagagagagagagacaaatgaaaagagagaaagagagagaccatgtAAAGGCTGTGCATGGACATCTAACGTAGCACCATGCTGAATGTATCCTGTCCTGGGTATAGCCTTGTTTGTCCTCTCCATCCTGGGTACCTTACCTGCCCCAGGGTGGGTGGCGTCTCTCCGGCAGGTGCTGGGCTCTGGAGTGACGGTCAGCTTGACTCGCAGGGTCTTGCTCTTACTGTGGCACGAGTGATTGACAGATGCATCCACCACGTCGTAGATGGTGTGCATCAAACTGGACATGTCCTGGAACACAGCGGACATGGAGAATCTGTTGTTTTTGATGTTTAGGACGTGactttatttgttgttgttgtttgtgaaaGTTTACCTCTTTAGTAACTTTTCCACTGTTGTCAAAGTCGTAGAGGGTGAAGATCCACTCCTGGCGGTTGTCTTCCTCAACAGAAACAGCACACTCCAAATCCTGTTGGCACATGAACACAGTTTCAAATGCCCCCTCTTACGAGATGATTTGACACAAATAGCATTTTGAGTCACCTTAAGTTGGCCACATAACAAAAAAATGTCCATCGGTGTCTCAGCCAACAGAGGGCAGCAGTGTACAGCTATTGTATTACTACAGCATGCGTTCACAAAATCCACAGGTACCTT comes from Hypomesus transpacificus isolate Combined female chromosome 2, fHypTra1, whole genome shotgun sequence and encodes:
- the nkd2b gene encoding protein naked cuticle homolog 2-like; the protein is MGKLQSKHACKRRENPEGDSFVVNAFLRRGMEECERYTASDDKLKSIQEFANGELKERQFVEHHCPLEVVLPPEKAEGCESYLQYLHSEDGERVVLRDTNKGPGKKRISLDDLECAVSVEEDNRQEWIFTLYDFDNSGKVTKEDMSSLMHTIYDVVDASVNHSCHSKSKTLRVKLTVTPEPSTCRRDATHPGAERESGRCHQEDGRSSDRRLSSHIRGQSSEAPAPEGQHYCVDENTERRNHYLDLAGIENYTSRFEGTTPPPPPQEPHGRSSQSQSRSRSQEPEAHAAHQRRSQVISENYIPADARGKGTQFFKSPKGTSKGNGGNNGGSGGGKASKCHGYYPPPQTMLHLGNAAAHGGQDVYHLPHQPQGQPSGHHQHPLQHSHSRRLRAKAREALSPSKAPLSPHSHPQQQPPAPSALPGLEREQASGPPGSPGFVVPLVQRHEHHHHHEHHHHHHYHHYHQT